In Eleutherodactylus coqui strain aEleCoq1 chromosome 4, aEleCoq1.hap1, whole genome shotgun sequence, the following are encoded in one genomic region:
- the YBX3 gene encoding Y-box-binding protein 3 isoform X1 — protein sequence MSEATAEEPKPKAPGTEPNATPPGAGEVERKVLATKVQGTVKWFNVRNGYGFINRNDTKEDVFVHQTAIKKNNPRKYLRSVGDGEVVEFDVVAGEKGAEAANVTGPKGAPVQGSRYAADRRRYRRGYYGRRRGPPREGGDGEIKDGAPEATQTQQPIRQPANYRPRYRRPMPQSRPVPPTGENENKENQYEPGAPDQNRRGFRRPYNYRRRPNQGSVPTQGTKEAKPTETTAEKPVPVAEKSNAV from the exons ATGAGTGAAGCAACAGCTGAAGAACCAAAGCCCAAAGCTCCAGGGACTGAACCTAATGCAACTCCTCCAGGTGCAGGCGAAGTGGAGAGAAAAGTGTTGG CAACCAAAGTCCAGGGAACGGTAAAATGGTTCAACGTAAGGAATGGCTATGGATTCATAAATCG AAATGACACCAAAGAAGATGTCTTTGTCCACCAG ACAGCAATAAAGAAAAATAACCCTCGCAAATACCTGCGAAGTGTAGGGGATGGAGAGGTAGTGGAGTTTGATGTTGTTGCTGGGGAAAAG GGCGCCGAAGCAGCTAATGTAACCGGCCCAAAAGGAGCTCCAGTCCAAGGCAGTCGTTATGCTGCTGATCGCCGTAGATATCGCCGTGGCTACTATGGACGCAGACGAGGACCTCCAAGGGAG GGCGGTGATGGAGAGATCAAAGACGGTGCCCCTGAAGCAACCCAAACCCAGCAACCAATTCGCCAGCCAGCAAACTACAGACCGAGGTATCGCAG ACCTATGCCTCAGTCCAGACCTGTTCCACCTACCGGAGAAAATGAGAACAAAGAAAACCAGTATGAGCCAGGGGCTCCAGATCAAAACCGACGTGGTTTCCGAAGACCGTACAACTACCGGCGTCGCCCTAACCAAGGAAGTGTTCCAACACAGGGGACTAAGGAGGCCAAG CCGACTGAGACCACAGCTGAGAAGCCAGTGCCTGTGGCTGAGAAAAGCAATGCTGTGTAA
- the YBX3 gene encoding Y-box-binding protein 3 isoform X2, producing MSEATAEEPKPKAPGTEPNATPPGAGEVERKVLATKVQGTVKWFNVRNGYGFINRNDTKEDVFVHQTAIKKNNPRKYLRSVGDGEVVEFDVVAGEKGAEAANVTGPKGAPVQGSRYAADRRRYRRGYYGRRRGPPREGGDGEIKDGAPEATQTQQPIRQPANYRPRPMPQSRPVPPTGENENKENQYEPGAPDQNRRGFRRPYNYRRRPNQGSVPTQGTKEAKPTETTAEKPVPVAEKSNAV from the exons ATGAGTGAAGCAACAGCTGAAGAACCAAAGCCCAAAGCTCCAGGGACTGAACCTAATGCAACTCCTCCAGGTGCAGGCGAAGTGGAGAGAAAAGTGTTGG CAACCAAAGTCCAGGGAACGGTAAAATGGTTCAACGTAAGGAATGGCTATGGATTCATAAATCG AAATGACACCAAAGAAGATGTCTTTGTCCACCAG ACAGCAATAAAGAAAAATAACCCTCGCAAATACCTGCGAAGTGTAGGGGATGGAGAGGTAGTGGAGTTTGATGTTGTTGCTGGGGAAAAG GGCGCCGAAGCAGCTAATGTAACCGGCCCAAAAGGAGCTCCAGTCCAAGGCAGTCGTTATGCTGCTGATCGCCGTAGATATCGCCGTGGCTACTATGGACGCAGACGAGGACCTCCAAGGGAG GGCGGTGATGGAGAGATCAAAGACGGTGCCCCTGAAGCAACCCAAACCCAGCAACCAATTCGCCAGCCAGCAAACTACAGACCGAG ACCTATGCCTCAGTCCAGACCTGTTCCACCTACCGGAGAAAATGAGAACAAAGAAAACCAGTATGAGCCAGGGGCTCCAGATCAAAACCGACGTGGTTTCCGAAGACCGTACAACTACCGGCGTCGCCCTAACCAAGGAAGTGTTCCAACACAGGGGACTAAGGAGGCCAAG CCGACTGAGACCACAGCTGAGAAGCCAGTGCCTGTGGCTGAGAAAAGCAATGCTGTGTAA